The Vulgatibacter sp. genome window below encodes:
- the sigZ gene encoding RNA polymerase sigma factor SigZ, whose translation MSDIGPLWSSFHDGLLRFFLARTRDAALAEDLVQDVFLRVHQRLGQVEDEERIAGWIHRIARNVWVDHLRRGKGAAASLDETHATTIPAAERDPLRDDLVSCLGPMIERLEEGYREAVRLSEIEGLSQREVGERLGLGLSGAKSRVQRGRQQLRRMFERCCHLEFDHRGQLTAMERTEGSCGFCSTTC comes from the coding sequence ATGAGCGACATCGGCCCTCTCTGGAGCAGCTTCCACGACGGACTCCTCCGCTTCTTCCTGGCGCGGACCCGCGATGCGGCGCTCGCCGAGGATCTCGTGCAGGACGTCTTCCTCCGCGTGCACCAGCGCCTCGGGCAGGTGGAGGACGAGGAGCGGATCGCCGGCTGGATCCACCGCATCGCCCGCAACGTCTGGGTCGACCACCTCCGCCGCGGAAAGGGCGCTGCCGCGTCCCTCGACGAAACACATGCGACGACGATTCCGGCGGCGGAGCGCGATCCCCTCCGCGACGATCTGGTCAGCTGCCTCGGCCCGATGATCGAACGGCTCGAGGAGGGCTACCGGGAGGCGGTGCGCCTCTCGGAGATCGAGGGTCTTTCGCAGCGGGAGGTGGGCGAGCGCCTCGGCCTCGGGCTCTCCGGCGCGAAATCCCGGGTGCAGCGGGGGCGGCAGCAGCTGCGGCGGATGTTCGAGCGGTGTTGCCACCTCGAGTTCGACCACCGGGGCCAGCTCACCGCCATGGAGCGCACCGAGGGCAGCTGCGGCTTCTGCAGCACCACCTGCTGA
- a CDS encoding NAD(P)-binding protein, whose product METKQHLPVAIIGAGPVGLAAAAHLLERGLEPILFEAGDRAGAGIARWRHVRMFSPWRYDVDRAAARLLERHGWQAPAADDLPTGGELLDRYLTPLAALPAIAGRLHTRSRVVAVGRHRLDKMKDAGRSEAPFSLQVRGPDGATRRVLASAVIDTSGVRASPLGADGLEAIGEAEAQDRIFAGIPDVRGGDRTRYAGRRTAVVGAGHSALNALLDLVALADTVPATTAVWILRRGDPATAYGGGAADALPARGALGARLRAAVEAGVVEVEAGFRLEAIEREGGALRLRGSRNGAAVELAPVDEVIGATGGRPDLRPLAELRLALDPALESAAALGPLIDPNVHSCGTVRPHGEAELRHPERGFYIAGVKSYGRAPTFLLATGYEQVRSIAAAIAGDELAARAVELDLPETGVCGIGSVGGCCAAKADATIDDEAEAEVIAGQPATCCNPAGPAELAAGRCCRPLDTVPAGAPCCDAPPTAEARSSCCAAA is encoded by the coding sequence ATGGAGACGAAGCAGCACCTTCCCGTAGCGATCATCGGCGCTGGGCCCGTGGGCCTCGCCGCAGCAGCCCACCTGCTCGAGCGCGGGCTCGAGCCCATCCTCTTCGAGGCAGGGGACCGGGCGGGCGCCGGCATCGCCAGGTGGCGCCACGTGCGCATGTTCTCGCCCTGGCGCTACGACGTGGACCGCGCGGCGGCGCGGCTCCTCGAGCGGCACGGTTGGCAGGCGCCGGCGGCGGACGATCTGCCCACCGGCGGCGAGCTCCTCGATCGCTACCTCACGCCGCTGGCGGCCCTCCCGGCGATCGCCGGGCGGCTCCACACCAGGAGCCGGGTGGTGGCCGTCGGCAGGCACCGCCTCGACAAGATGAAGGACGCGGGCAGGAGCGAGGCGCCCTTCTCGCTCCAGGTCCGCGGCCCGGATGGCGCGACGCGGCGGGTGCTCGCCAGCGCGGTGATCGACACCTCCGGTGTCCGGGCCTCGCCGCTCGGCGCCGACGGGCTCGAGGCGATCGGCGAGGCAGAGGCGCAGGATCGGATATTCGCGGGGATCCCCGACGTCCGGGGCGGTGATCGCACCCGCTACGCCGGCCGCCGCACCGCCGTGGTGGGCGCCGGCCATTCGGCGCTGAACGCGCTGCTCGATCTGGTCGCCCTCGCCGACACGGTGCCTGCGACCACGGCGGTGTGGATCCTGCGCCGCGGCGATCCCGCCACTGCCTACGGTGGCGGTGCAGCAGACGCCCTGCCCGCCCGCGGCGCGTTGGGCGCGAGGCTCCGTGCTGCGGTGGAGGCGGGCGTCGTGGAGGTGGAGGCGGGCTTCCGGCTCGAGGCGATCGAGCGCGAGGGTGGCGCGCTCCGCCTCCGCGGGAGCCGCAACGGAGCGGCGGTCGAGCTCGCTCCCGTCGACGAGGTGATCGGCGCCACCGGCGGCAGGCCGGATCTGCGCCCGCTCGCGGAGCTGCGCCTCGCCCTCGATCCGGCGCTGGAGAGCGCAGCGGCGCTGGGCCCGCTCATCGACCCCAACGTCCACAGCTGCGGCACGGTGCGCCCCCACGGCGAGGCGGAGCTGCGCCACCCGGAGCGCGGCTTCTACATCGCCGGCGTGAAGAGCTACGGGCGGGCGCCGACCTTCCTCCTCGCCACCGGTTACGAGCAGGTGCGCTCGATCGCAGCGGCGATCGCGGGCGACGAGCTTGCAGCGCGCGCCGTGGAGTTGGACCTGCCCGAGACCGGCGTCTGCGGTATCGGCTCTGTGGGCGGTTGCTGCGCGGCGAAGGCCGACGCCACGATCGACGACGAGGCGGAGGCCGAGGTTATCGCCGGTCAGCCCGCCACCTGCTGCAACCCCGCGGGTCCCGCGGAGCTTGCCGCGGGGCGCTGCTGCCGGCCCCTCGACACGGTGCCCGCCGGCGCGCCCTGCTGCGACGCGCCCCCGACGGCGGAAGCCCGATCGTCCTGCTGCGCTGCCGCATGA
- a CDS encoding hydrolase, whose amino-acid sequence MDPRSISFSPARGLASPHAQTIFASFFRPKQTPPLVRQRILTPDGDFLDLDRLMADRHAPHLLVLHGLEGSSKAGYVAAILRGAAARGWGAVALNFRSCSGELNRQPRFYHSGETGDALHVLAQLREEIPGPWAGVGFSLGGNVLLRLLAETGPESPLVAGAAVSVPFDLHRCARALDAPGSGMMAIYRRVFLRSLKAKAIAKARCHPGALDVQRIAAARGIEAYDDAVTAPLHGWSSAAAYYAACSSAPVLGRIARPTLLLSAIDDPLVPPASLPADAFENPQLTVVRTARGGHVGFVEGSITRPRYWAEERVIDFLAPHLASA is encoded by the coding sequence GTGGATCCCCGCTCGATCAGCTTCTCGCCCGCCCGCGGCCTCGCCTCGCCCCACGCGCAGACGATCTTCGCGTCGTTCTTCCGGCCGAAGCAGACGCCGCCGCTGGTGCGGCAGCGGATCCTCACACCGGACGGCGACTTCCTCGACCTCGATCGGCTCATGGCCGACAGGCACGCGCCGCACCTGCTCGTGCTCCACGGCCTCGAGGGTTCCTCGAAGGCGGGCTACGTGGCGGCGATCCTTCGCGGCGCCGCAGCGCGGGGGTGGGGCGCCGTGGCCCTCAACTTCCGCTCCTGCAGCGGCGAGCTCAACCGGCAGCCGCGCTTCTACCACTCGGGCGAGACCGGCGACGCGCTCCACGTGCTCGCGCAGCTCCGCGAGGAGATCCCGGGCCCATGGGCGGGGGTGGGCTTTTCACTGGGCGGCAACGTGCTCCTGCGCCTCCTCGCGGAGACCGGCCCGGAATCGCCGCTCGTCGCGGGTGCCGCGGTGAGCGTGCCCTTCGACCTCCACCGCTGCGCCCGCGCCCTCGACGCGCCCGGCAGCGGGATGATGGCGATCTACCGCAGGGTCTTCCTGCGATCGCTCAAGGCCAAGGCGATCGCCAAGGCCCGCTGCCACCCGGGCGCCCTCGACGTGCAGCGGATCGCAGCGGCTCGAGGGATCGAGGCCTACGACGACGCGGTGACCGCGCCGCTCCACGGCTGGTCCTCCGCTGCGGCCTACTACGCCGCCTGCTCCTCCGCACCGGTGCTCGGCCGGATCGCCAGGCCGACGCTCCTGCTCTCCGCGATCGACGATCCGCTCGTCCCGCCGGCGTCGCTCCCCGCCGACGCCTTCGAGAACCCGCAGCTCACCGTGGTGCGCACGGCGCGGGGCGGCCACGTCGGCTTCGTCGAGGGCTCCATCACCCGCCCCCGCTACTGGGCGGAGGAGCGGGTGATCGACTTCCTCGCACCGCATCTCGCCTCTGCTTGA
- the gpmI gene encoding 2,3-bisphosphoglycerate-independent phosphoglycerate mutase, giving the protein MANGKVKPVLLCILDGWGLREERENNAIKLAPTPSVDLFDERFPHTALRTSGLAVGLPEGQMGNSEVGHTNLGAGRIVYQDLVRINRAIEDGSFFRNEVICGAVSQAKHNGRALHLLGLVSPGGVHSQQAHLEALIKFAEKEGVARIFVHAFLDGRDTPPQSGLEYVENLTRFLQREAPHTQVATVIGRFYAMDRDKRWDRVKAAYDGMVRGEGYGAPSAIDAVKQAYERGETDEFVKPTVIKDGTGKPLGCIRDGDAVFFFNFRADRAREMTQMLAFDEAPPESERGARPHLSFYGTMTQYKAEFGLPAAFPPEQPAEILPQLVSEKGLRQLRCAETEKYAHVTFFFNGGREVVFPGEERELVQSPRDVKTYDEKPEMAAREVTDKLLKAIASKQYGLIVCNFANPDMVGHTGRLQPTIEAIKVVDECLGKLQRACAAAGMAMLVTADHGNAEQMVDPQTGQPHTAHTLLPVPFWLLDEDFKGVKLREGILADVAPTVLQVMGLPIPKEMTGKGLVIG; this is encoded by the coding sequence ATGGCAAACGGCAAGGTGAAGCCCGTCCTCCTCTGCATCCTCGACGGCTGGGGCCTGCGCGAGGAGCGGGAGAACAACGCGATCAAGCTCGCGCCCACGCCATCGGTCGACCTCTTCGACGAGCGCTTTCCCCACACCGCGCTGCGCACCTCCGGCCTCGCGGTGGGCCTGCCCGAAGGGCAGATGGGCAACAGCGAGGTGGGCCACACCAACCTCGGCGCCGGCAGGATCGTCTACCAGGATCTGGTGCGCATCAACCGCGCCATCGAGGACGGCTCCTTCTTCCGCAACGAGGTGATCTGCGGCGCCGTCTCCCAGGCGAAGCACAACGGCAGGGCGCTCCACCTCCTCGGCCTCGTCTCGCCGGGCGGCGTGCACTCGCAGCAGGCGCACCTCGAGGCGCTGATCAAATTCGCCGAGAAGGAGGGCGTCGCGCGGATCTTCGTCCACGCCTTCCTCGACGGCCGCGACACCCCGCCCCAGAGCGGCCTCGAATACGTCGAGAACCTCACCCGCTTCCTCCAGCGCGAGGCGCCCCACACCCAGGTCGCCACCGTCATCGGCCGCTTCTACGCGATGGATCGCGACAAGCGCTGGGATCGGGTGAAAGCCGCCTACGACGGCATGGTGCGGGGCGAGGGCTACGGCGCCCCGTCTGCCATCGACGCGGTGAAGCAGGCCTACGAGCGCGGCGAGACCGACGAGTTCGTGAAGCCCACCGTGATCAAGGACGGCACCGGCAAGCCGCTGGGCTGCATCCGCGACGGCGACGCGGTCTTCTTCTTCAACTTCCGCGCCGACCGCGCCCGCGAGATGACCCAGATGCTCGCCTTCGACGAGGCGCCGCCCGAGTCCGAGCGCGGGGCGCGGCCGCACCTCTCCTTCTACGGCACGATGACCCAGTACAAGGCGGAGTTCGGCCTGCCGGCGGCGTTCCCGCCGGAGCAGCCCGCGGAGATCCTGCCGCAGCTGGTGAGCGAGAAGGGGCTGCGGCAGCTCCGCTGCGCCGAGACGGAGAAATACGCCCACGTCACCTTCTTCTTCAACGGCGGGCGCGAGGTGGTCTTCCCCGGCGAGGAGCGCGAGCTGGTGCAGAGCCCGCGCGACGTGAAGACCTACGACGAGAAGCCGGAGATGGCGGCGCGGGAGGTGACCGACAAGCTGCTCAAGGCGATCGCCTCGAAGCAGTACGGGCTCATCGTCTGCAACTTCGCCAACCCCGACATGGTGGGCCACACCGGCAGGCTCCAGCCGACGATCGAGGCGATCAAGGTGGTCGACGAATGCCTCGGCAAGCTGCAGCGCGCCTGTGCCGCTGCGGGGATGGCGATGCTCGTCACCGCCGATCACGGCAACGCCGAGCAGATGGTCGATCCGCAGACCGGCCAGCCCCACACGGCGCATACGCTGCTGCCGGTACCCTTCTGGCTCCTCGACGAGGATTTCAAGGGCGTGAAGCTGCGGGAGGGGATCCTCGCCGACGTGGCGCCGACGGTGCTCCAGGTGATGGGGCTGCCGATCCCGAAGGAGATGACGGGCAAGGGGCTGGTGATCGGCTGA
- the rlmH gene encoding 23S rRNA (pseudouridine(1915)-N(3))-methyltransferase RlmH codes for MKVRVLAIGTDKSGLFEPAIAEYTKRIGRYAQLELLELPPSKKGGSDALRAKEEEGQSLLGKLKGTELVVVLDERGEDLTSEAFSRQVVQEAMNRGRDLAFLIGGAEGHADAVRRKADRVLALSRMTLAHRLARLVLVEQIYRAFAIARGEPYHK; via the coding sequence ATGAAGGTTCGCGTCCTCGCCATCGGCACCGACAAATCGGGCCTCTTCGAGCCGGCGATCGCCGAGTACACGAAGCGAATCGGCAGATATGCCCAGCTCGAGCTGCTGGAGCTGCCTCCCTCGAAGAAGGGGGGCAGCGACGCGCTCCGGGCGAAGGAAGAGGAAGGCCAGTCCCTCCTCGGCAAGCTCAAGGGCACGGAGCTCGTGGTGGTCCTCGACGAGCGGGGCGAGGATCTGACCTCCGAGGCCTTCTCCAGGCAGGTGGTCCAGGAGGCGATGAACCGGGGACGGGATCTCGCCTTCCTCATCGGCGGCGCCGAGGGGCACGCCGATGCGGTGCGCCGGAAGGCGGACCGGGTGCTGGCCCTCTCCCGCATGACCCTCGCCCACAGGCTCGCGCGCCTGGTGCTGGTGGAGCAGATCTACCGGGCCTTTGCGATCGCGCGTGGCGAGCCTTACCACAAGTGA
- the rsfS gene encoding ribosome silencing factor, producing the protein MASRKTAATDKPATRTTAKKAAGSATTKKAPARKSTAAGGARASASRSSTAKKAPAKKVPARGAKPAAKKPAVRKSATTAAVKAKAVAAITGKPSARASKKVLSTPARAPKKEVALEHGASFETAKIAANAALDKKAENVVILDVRGLTSYADYFVVASGSSDRQVTAIADSIEEKMKKSGHRTIGVEGYTRGHWVLLDFGDVVAHVFYEEARAFYDIEGLWADARRIPME; encoded by the coding sequence TTGGCTTCCCGCAAGACCGCAGCGACCGACAAGCCCGCCACCCGCACCACCGCGAAGAAGGCGGCAGGCTCGGCAACGACGAAGAAGGCCCCGGCCCGCAAGAGCACCGCCGCAGGCGGCGCCCGTGCCTCCGCCTCGCGCAGCAGCACCGCGAAGAAGGCGCCGGCGAAGAAGGTACCGGCCAGGGGCGCGAAGCCCGCGGCGAAGAAGCCCGCGGTGCGCAAGAGCGCCACGACCGCAGCCGTGAAGGCGAAGGCGGTCGCCGCGATCACCGGCAAGCCGTCGGCCCGCGCCTCGAAGAAGGTGCTCTCCACGCCGGCCCGGGCGCCGAAGAAGGAGGTCGCCCTCGAGCACGGCGCCTCCTTCGAGACCGCGAAGATCGCCGCCAACGCCGCCCTCGACAAGAAGGCGGAGAACGTCGTGATCCTGGACGTGCGCGGGCTCACCTCCTACGCCGACTACTTCGTGGTGGCGAGCGGCAGCTCCGACCGGCAGGTCACCGCCATCGCCGACTCCATCGAAGAGAAGATGAAGAAGAGCGGCCACCGCACCATCGGCGTCGAGGGCTACACCCGCGGCCACTGGGTGCTCCTCGACTTCGGCGACGTCGTGGCCCACGTCTTCTACGAGGAGGCCCGCGCCTTCTACGACATCGAGGGGCTCTGGGCAGACGCCCGCCGCATCCCGATGGAATGA